The genome window TCCTTCATCACCACGCCCGCGCCCGCCGATCCCGTGAAGCCGGTCAGCCAGGCCAGCCTGTCGTTGGCGGCCGGCAGATATTCGTTCTGATGCTCGTCCTCGTGCGGGACCAGAAATCCGTCCAGCCCCTGCCGGGCCATCGCGGCCCGCACGAGCGGAAGGTGTTTCGCCCCGAAGGACGGATCGGTGGTTTCGTCGAAGGTCTGGCGCATGACCGTTCGATACGCCGTCAGCCCATCCGCCTCAACACCAGGGCGCTCCAGGCGTCGCGGTGGATGCGCCGCTCCAGCCGGAAGCCGCGCGACAGATAGGCCGCCGACACGCGCCGCTCCTGCGTCCGCAACAGGCCCGACAGGATCGCCACGCCGCCGATGCGCAGGCTCATCTTGATATCCTGCGACAGGGCGACCAGCGGCGGGGCCAGGATGTTGGCGAACACCAGGTCATAGGGTGCGCCCGCCCGAACCCTGATGTCGTTCAGACCGGAGGCATGGACGAAGCGGGCGTGGGCCTGATTCAGCTTCGCGTTCTCGTTGGCGATCCGCACGGAGGGCGCGTCGATGTCGGTGCCGACCGCCAGGGCCGCCCCCGTCCGCGCCGCCGCGATCGCCAGCACGCCCGTGCCGCACCCGACGTCCAGCACCTTTTCGAACCGCTCGCGCTTCAGCAGTTCGTCATAGGCGACCAGACACCCGACGGTCGTCCCGTGATGCCCGGTGCCGAAGGCCGCGCCGGCGTCGATCTTCAGGTTCACGGCATTGGGCGGCACCCGGCCCTGGTCGTGCGCGCCATAGACGAAGAACCGCCCCGCCCGCACCGGCGGCAGGCCTGACAGGGACATGGCCAGCCAGTCGGCATCGGCCAGGGGCTCCACCTTGACCGTCACGCCGGGGTGCGCGGCCAGGCGCGCGGTCAGGGCCTCGACTTCCTCTTCGGACGTCGGAAAGGCGTCGATGCGCCAGACGTCCCGGTCCTCGTCTTCCTCCAGGATGGAATAGGTCGCGCCTTCCAGCAGGACGTCGGAATCGATGTCTGCGGCCGCGGCCTCGGCGGCGGCGCGAGAGCCACGGGCGATAATCTGGACGGGGTTATGGGACATTTATTCAAACACCGGTATCATTGCGAATCGATACTATTGAGTTCGCGGCCGTGCTCTCCCGCACCGGTCGCGTTCGTTCCAACCGAGGGGTCGGGGAATACATGGCCAAGTCACCGTCTACTGCGTCGCCCAAGGCGTCCGCCGCTTCCAAGCCTAAACCGGCACCGAAGTCGAGCGCCGCGAAGACCGCTACCGCCGCCAAGGCAGCCGCTCCGGTCAAGACGACCGCCGCGAAGCCGGCCAAGGCCCCTGCGGTGAAGGCCGCCGCCGCCAAGGCCCCGGCACCCAAGGCACCAGCAAAGACAACCGCTGCCAAGGCTCCCGCCGCCAAGGCTGCGGCACCCAAGGCCGCGAAGACCTCGGCCCCGGCTCCGAAGACTCCGGCTCCCAAGGCCCCGGCCCCAAAGGCCGCCGCCAAGCCCGCACCGAAGGCGGCCGCAAAGGCCCCTGCCGCAAAGGCCGCGCCAAAGACGTCGGCTCCGAAGGCCGCTGCGCCGAAGCCCGCCGCCAAGCCGGCCGCAACGGCCGCGGCCAAGCCCGCCGTGGCG of Brevundimonas subvibrioides contains these proteins:
- a CDS encoding 50S ribosomal protein L11 methyltransferase, coding for MSHNPVQIIARGSRAAAEAAAADIDSDVLLEGATYSILEEDEDRDVWRIDAFPTSEEEVEALTARLAAHPGVTVKVEPLADADWLAMSLSGLPPVRAGRFFVYGAHDQGRVPPNAVNLKIDAGAAFGTGHHGTTVGCLVAYDELLKRERFEKVLDVGCGTGVLAIAAARTGAALAVGTDIDAPSVRIANENAKLNQAHARFVHASGLNDIRVRAGAPYDLVFANILAPPLVALSQDIKMSLRIGGVAILSGLLRTQERRVSAAYLSRGFRLERRIHRDAWSALVLRRMG